The following coding sequences lie in one Fusarium poae strain DAOMC 252244 chromosome 1, whole genome shotgun sequence genomic window:
- a CDS encoding hypothetical protein (TransMembrane:9 (i66-84o90-108i120-142o162-186i198-224o254-272i309-328o409-426i433-454o)), whose translation MASNILPGNGHGHGHGHNSSGHRDESTPLLPQLSSHIAHEGESGRSGFHPRHFLAVLWRSSCTASMWVNVLWPIVPVAIILQFFPGMHLWKFATAYIAVIPTANLLGFAGQEFARKMPKVAGILIETTFGSIIEIILFIVLLAKHENQAPDDNGDEGNLIPIIQAAILGSILTNLLLCLGLCFFVGGLKQASQKFHAIVSEVGTGLLLVAAFGLLIPSAFYSALKAEVVPDFPGFRVLHEKFTEDKLQEDVVRISQATSIALIMAFFMYIWYQASSQHSIFDEVIEMDEHRDADREADMEKPKFTMTETIVALLIALVFVTALLIFLVEKIEHVVESGVPDQFLGLILLPFVEKAAEHLTAIDEAYDGVINVALYHCLGPSIQTALFNGPLVVLVGWAIGKPMDLNFEIFMIVLLVLSILVVGNFLRDGESNWLEGALLVVIYAIIAIACWYYPNPDVATSNGLEGSEMVNVTMSVDTLRQLQQLLNAHLPL comes from the exons ATGGCGAGCAACATCCTCCCAGGAAATGGGCATGGGCATGGGCATGGACACAACAGTTCTGGTCATAGAGACGAATCAACCCCGCTTCTTCCACAGCTCTCTAGTCACATTGCACATGAAGGCGAAAGTGGAAGAAGCGGTTTCCATCCGCGTCATTTCCTCGCTGTGCTCTGGAGAAGCTCATGCACCGCGTCCATGTGGGTGAACGTTTTGTGGCCAATTGTCCCCGTTGCCATTATCCTCCAATTCTTCCCTGGCATGCATCTATGGAAGTTCGCTACCGCCTACATTGCTGTCATACCGACGGCCAACCTTCTGGGTTTTGCTGGGCAGGAATTCGCGCGAAAGATGCCCAAAGTGGCTGGCATTCTCATTGAGACGACCTTTGGATCCATCATTGAGATTATTCTCTTTATCGTCCTCCTCGCAAAGCACGAGAATCAGGCCCCCGACGACAATGGAGACGAAGGAAACCTCATTCCTATCATTCAAGCCGCTATTCTTGGTAGTATCCTGACTAATCTGCTTCTCTGTCTCGGTCTTTGCTTCTTCGTCGGAGGTCTCAAGCAAGCCAGTCAGAAATTCCACGCCATTGTATCAGAAGTTGGTACCGGTCTGTTGCTTGTGGCTGCTTTTGGTCTTCTCATCCCAAGCGCATTCTACTCCGCCCTGAAGGCCGAGGTTGTACCTGATTTCCCAGGTTTCAGAGTGCTACACGAAAAGTTCACAGAGGACAAGCTACAAGAAGACGTGGTGCGTATCAGCCAAGCAACCTCGATTGCACTGATCATGGCGTTCTTCATGTACATCTGGTACCAGGCCAGTAGCCAGCACAGCATCTTTGACGAAGTCATCGAGATGGATGAGCACCGAGACGCTGATCGTGAAGCGGATATGGAAAAGCCAAAGTTCACCATGACCGAGACCATCGTCGCTCTTCTTATCGCTTTGGTGTTTGTGACCGCACTTCTCATTTTTCTTGTTGAGAAAATCGAGCATGTTGTTGAAAGCGGCGTGCCTGATCAGTTCTTGGGTCTCATCCTTCTGCCCTTTGTCGAGAAGGCGGCTGAGCATTTGACTGCGATCGATGAAGCTTATG ACGGAGTCATTAATGTTGCCCTATATCACTGCCTGGGCCCCTCTATTCAGACTGCCCTCTTCAATGGTCCGCTCGTCGTTCTCGTTGGCTGGGCCATCGGAAAGCCAATGGATCTCAACTTTGAGATTTTCATGATTGTTCTGCTTGTTTTGTCTATTCTGGTCGTTGGAAACTTTCTCCGTGACGGTGAATCCAACTGGTTGGAAGGAGCTCTTCTCGTG GTTATCTACGCCATTATTGCAATTGCCTGCTGGTACTACCCCAATCCCGATGTGGCTACTTCCAACGGACTAGAAGGCTCCGAGATGGTCAACGTGACGATGAGTGTCGATACACTTCGTCAGTTACAGCAGCTTCTCAACGCACATCTGCCATTGTAG
- the HPM9 gene encoding FAD-linked oxidoreductase hmp9 (SECRETED:SignalP(1-19)~CAZy:AA7), with amino-acid sequence MQISVLLPFLALLPAGSWAKDIIDSSKRDPQCKCIPGQSCWPSPSDWQTFDEKVDGGLIKTQPIAQSCYPGPAEDLKHCAYVNKMWSDQDFQSSDPIGRPYPHNITCAPVDYSAGQEPTTCSLGSSPVYAVNATTRSQIRNTLSYAQERNLRLVVTGTGHDLLGRSDGYGGLELWLHQYKNKIEFRKTFKPKSSCDKSGWTGSTIKIDGNYQWRDVYKVAKANNVIVVGGGSITPGAIGGWASGGGHGPATRNYGLGADQILEAEVMLADGKVLTVNHCRNADLFRAMRGGGPGYAITLSSTVKAHPNVDTVTAHHFEVAPLEKTEKNKDLLDAVSVLLQQFPDLNDAGFSGYGYWFRNFPTVFVGNATSGYSHGFWAIGKTREEAEAGWAPVRKALSQFKDQLYMSESWATYSDYWSFYEAESGLYNPTGDTSVLTSRLIDRESVESFDNVRDAVEVISGKPDEFGTNVILFVSGGQVFKDAADESSGLNPAWRKSYYAIVSSQGISKTATPAERKAANDEVTFVKGVASKKLAPNTGAYMNEGDRNDPDYRQDFYGSLYQTHLATKNKWDPTHLFYCPTCVGSEYWVETSDGALCKA; translated from the coding sequence ATCCCAGGTCAAAGCTGCTGGCCTTCCCCTTCTGATTGGCAAACGTTTGACGAGAAAGTCGACGGGGGCCTCATCAAGACGCAGCCTATCGCACAATCATGTTACCCTGGTCCGGCTGAAGACCTCAAGCACTGCGCCTATGTGAACAAAATGTGGTCTGATCAAGACTTCCAGTCTTCAGACCCAATTGGAAGGCCTTATCCCCATAACATTACATGCGCTCCAGTGGACTACAGCGCTGGCCAAGAGCCCACTACCTGCAGTCTGGGATCGTCCCCCGTTTACGCCGTAAATGCTACTACGCGGTCACAAATCAGAAATACCCTGTCCTACGCTCAAGAACGCAATTTGAGGTTGGTCGTAACTGGTACTGGTcatgatcttcttggccgcTCCGACGGCTATGGTGGGCTTGAACTATGGTTGCATCagtacaagaacaagatcgaGTTTCGAAAGACTTTCAAGCCCAAGAGCAGCTGTGATAAGTCTGGCTGGACGGGAAGTACTATCAAGATTGATGGTAACTACCAGTGGCGCGATGTCTACAAGGTAGCCAAGGCCAACAACGTCATTGTTGTTGGCGGTGGCTCTATTACTCCTGGTGCAATTGGTGGTTGGGCATCAGGAGGTGGTCATGGTCCAGCTACAAGGAACTACGGTCTCGGTGCTGACCAGATCCTCGAGGCAGAGGTGATGCTGGCTGATGGAAAAGTCCTGACCGTCAACCACTGCCGCAACGCTGACCTCTTCCGAGCTATGCGTGGTGGCGGACCAGGCTATGCCATCACTCTAAGCAGCACCGTCAAAGCCCACCCCAACGTCGACACTGTCACAGCCCACCACTTTGAGGTTGCGCCACTGGAGAAGACAGAGAAGAACAAAGATCTTCTTGACGCTGTATCTGTTTTACTACAGCAATTTCCTGATCTCAATGATGCTGGGTTTTCAGGGTACGGGTACTGGTTCCGCAACTTTCCTACCGTCTTTGTTGGCAACGCAACATCTGGTTACTCTCATGGATTTTGGGCGATCGGAAAGACCcgtgaagaagctgaagccgGTTGGGCCCCAGTACGCAAGGCCTTGAGCCAGTTCAAGGACCAGCTATACATGAGTGAGAGCTGGGCGACTTACTCTGACTACTGGTCTTTCTATGAAGCTGAATCGGGATTGTATAATCCCACCGGAGACACCTCAGTTCTCACTTCAAGACTGATTGATCGGGAGAGTGTCGAGAGCTTCGACAATGTCCGAGATGCTGTTGAAGTCATTAGCGGTAAGCCTGATGAGTTCGGCACCAACGTCATCCTCTTCGTCTCTGGAGGCCAGGTCTTCAAAGACGCTGCAGACGAGTCCAGTGGTCTCAACCCAGCCTGGAGAAAGTCATACTACGCCATCGTTTCCAGTCAGGGTATTTCCAAGACTGCGACTCCTGCTGAACGCAAGGCTGCGAATGATGAAGTGACTTTTGTGAAGGGTGTGGCATCCAAGAAGCTGGCTCCCAACACTGGAGCTTACATGAATGAGGGTGATCGCAACGACCCCGACTACCGACAGGATTTCTACGGAAGCCTGTATCAGACACATTTGGCCACCAAGAACAAATGGGATCCCACTCATTTATTCTATTGTCCAACATGTGTTGGGTCAGAATACTGGGTTGAGACTTCAGATGGAGCTTTGTGCAAGGCTTAG
- the AGL2_2 gene encoding Alpha-glucosidase 2 (SECRETED:SignalP(1-22)~CAZy:GH36~CAZy:PL1_7) encodes MVTLKRISTAAIVLGQSLSALAQSSSPIEIDGTSFALNGENVSYRFHVDNTTGDLINDHYGGPVAGDTITADVGPVQGWVNLIGRVRREFPDHGRGDFRLPAFQIQQASGTTVTDFRYKSYDLVQGKPALPGLPATFGDSEDVSSLIVHMYDNYSSIAVDLTYSIFPKYDAIVRSVNITNKGNTTITLKKVASWSVDFRQEDLDLIEIRGDWSREGMRVRRKVDYGTQGFQSSTGYSSHLHNPFLALVSPDTTESQGEAWGFSLVYTGSFAVDVEKSSQGLTRALLGINPIDFSWPLKPGQTFTTPEVVSVFSSKGVGGMSRQFHRLYRKHLMKSKYAEETRPALLNSWEGLAFDINETSIYKIAKQSADLGIKLFVMDDGWFGNKYARTIDRLGLGDWQPDKSRFPEGLTPLVEDVTQLKVANSSETLKFGIWFEPEMVNPESDLYNEHPDWAIHSGSYPRTETRWQLVLNLALPEVQEFVIDSVSKILSESPISYVKWDNNRGIHETPDQTLNYKYMLGLYHVFEVLTSRFPDVLWEGCASGGGRFDPGVLQWFPQIWTSDDTDAVERIAIQFGTSLAYPPSAMGAHLSHVPNQVTGRTTSVKFRAHVAMMGGSFGVELDPSDLEAEERDQIPGLIQLSEKINPIVITGDFYRLALPEDTKYPAGQFISEDGKKVVLFAFQTRATINFSWPWFRLQGLDADAKYVLDGNQTVSGSTLMNLGVQLRFERDFDSQVLIFKKQ; translated from the exons ATGGTCACACTCAAGCGTATCTCTACGGCCGCGATAGTCCTTGGCCAGTCGCTCTCCGCTTTGGCTCAAAGCTCAAGTC CAATCGAGATTGATGGAACCTCATTTGCCCTCAATGGAGAAAATGTCTCGTATCGCTTCCACGTGGACAACACCACAGGTGATCTAATCAACGACCACTATGGTGGCCCCGTCGCGGGAGATACCATAACGGCAGACGTCGGCCCCGTCCAAGGTTGGGTCAATCTCATCGGTCGAGTCCGACGCGAGTTTCCAGACCATGGACGAGGAGACTTCAGACTACCAGCTTTCCAGATCCAACAAGCCAGTGGCACTACAGTCACCGATTTTCGCTACAAGTCGTACGACCTCGTGCAGGGAAAACCTGCATTGCCTGGTCTCCCAGCCACGTTTGGTGATTCTGAGGATGTCTCAAGTCTTATTGTGCACATGTATGACAACTACAGCTCCATCGCTGTGGACTTGACCTATTCTATCTTCCCAAAATATGACGCTATCGTGCGAAGCGTAAATATCACCAACAAAGGAAACACAACTATTACTCTCAAAAAGGTTGCCAGTTGGAGTGTTGACTTCCGACAAGAAGACCTAGATCTTATTGAGATTAGAGGTGATTGGTCCCGTGAGGGCATGCGAGTGCGTCGCAAGGTTGACTATGGCACACAAGG CTTCCAAAGTTCAACCGGGTactcttctcatcttcacaACCCTTTTCTCGCGCTTGTTTCCCCAGACACTACTGAAtcgcaaggcgaagcttggggtTTCTCTCTGGTCTACACCGGTTCATTTGCAGTAGACGTCGAAAAGAGCTCTCAGGGTCTCACTCGTGCTCTTCTCGGTATCAACCCCATTGATTTCTCATGGCCTCTCAAACCTGGTCAAACCTTTACCACACCCGAAGTTGTGTCTGTCTTCTCGAGCAAGGGTGTCGGTGGCATGTCGAGACAGTTCCACCGGCTTTACAGAAAGCACTTGATGAAGAGCAAGTACGCTGAAGAGACTAGACCTGCTCTCCTAAACAGCTGGGAGGGCTTGGCATTTGACATCAACGAGACATCTATCTACAAGATCGCGAAACAATCTGCAGATCTTGGTATCAAACTCTTTGTCATGGATGACGGCTGGTTTGGTAACAAGTACGCTCGAACGATTGATAGGCTCGGTCTTGGTGATTGGCAACCTGACAAGTCTCGCTTCCCCGAAGGTCTCActcctcttgttgaagaCGTGACCCAGCTTAAAGTGGCCAATTCTTCCGAAACGCTCAAGTTTGGTATCTGGTTCGAGCCAGAGATGGTCAATCCAGAGTCAGACCTGTACAACGAACATCCTGACTGGGCTATCCACTCGGGATCTTATCCCCGAACTGAAACTCGTTGGCAACTTGTTCTCAACCTCGCTTTGCCAGAGGTCCAAGAGTTTGTTATCGACTCTGTTTCCAAGATCCTTAGCGAGTCACCAATTTCATATGTCAAGTGGGATAACAACCGTGGCATTCACGAGACTCCTGATCAGACACTCAACTATAAGTACATGTTGGGCTTGTACCACGTTTTTGAAGTTCTTACCAGTCGTTTCCCTGATGTTCTTTGGGAAGGTTGCGCATCAGGAGGTGGTCGGTTCGACCCAGGCGTTCTTCAATGGTTCCCCCAAATTTGGACATCTGACGATACGGATGCAGTCGAGCGCATCGCAATCCAGTTTGGTACTTCTCTCGCTTATCCCCCTTCTGCAATGGGCGCTCATCTCTCTCATGTCCCCAACCAAGTCACTGGGCGTACAACATCCGTCAAGTTCAGAGCCCACGTTGCCATGATGGGTGGATCATTCGGTGTCGAGCTTGATCCTAGTGATCTGGAAGCTGAAGAGAGAGATCAAATTCCGGGTCTCATCCAGCTATCTGAAAAGATTAACCCCATCGTCATTACAGGTGATTTCTACCGACTGGCCCTTCCTGAGGATACCAAGTATCCAGCTGGACAGTTCATTTCTGAGGACGGCAAGAAAGTTGTATTGTTTGCTTTCCAAACTCGTGCTACTATCAACTTTTCCTGGCCTTGGTTCCGTCTGCAGGGTTTGGATGCAGATGCCAAGTATGTATTAGATGGCAACCAGACTGTTTCTGGTTCAACGCTTATGAACCTTGGCGTTCAGCTGCGGTTTGAGAGAGATTTTGACAGCCAGGTTTTGATATTTAAGAAGCAGTGA